The Brevibacillus choshinensis genome includes the window TTTCCTTCAAATAAAACGCTCCCCTCGGTCGTCGTACTGCCATTTCTGCCAAACAGGCGAAGAATCGACAGCGAGGTTACGCTTTTGCCGCATCCCGACTCACCAACCAAGCCAACGGTTTCCCCGGCATGCACATGGAAACTAACCCCCACAACTGCCGTTACTTTTCCCTGTTCGGTTGAAAAATGTGTCTGCAAATTTTCGACTTGCAGCAAAGGGCGCTTCTCCATTTCCATCCCTCCTTGATGCTACTTCTTGCTTTTACTTGTGTGTGGGTCAAGCAAATCGCGCAGGCCATCTCCAAGCAGATTCAGCCCGAGAACCGTGATCATAATGGCGATACCGGGAAACATCGACATCCACCACGCTTCTCGTAACAGCGTTTTTCCATCATTGATGATATTGCCCCAGCTCGGTGCCGGAGGTGGTGTGCCCGCTCCCAAAAAGCTCAAGGAAGCCTCGATAATGACGGCATAAGCAAAAATGAACGTCGCCTGAACAATGAGCGGCGAGAGACAGTTGGGTGCGATATGCAGCCAAATGATGCGCCACGGCTTTCCCCCGAGTGAACGGATCGCTTCAATGTACGTCAGCTCTCGCAACACGAGCGCTGCCGAACGCACAGTTCGCGCCACGGTAGGTGTATAGACAATGCTTAACGCCGTAATAACGCTTTCAATTCGCGGCCCCATCGCTGCCATGATTGCAATGGCCAGCAAGATTGCCGGAAAGGCCATCAAGCCATCGCTGATTCTCATCAGCAGGTTGTCCAAATGGCGGTAGTAGGCTGAATACAGCCCTAACACCAGACCCAGAATCGAAGTAATGACAACGACGGTGGCCCCGATCAGCATCGACGTTTGACTGCCATAAATGACACGTGAGAGAACGTCCCGGCCAAAATCATCGGTCCCAAACCAATGCTCGGCGCTCGGTGCTTTCAAGCGATCCTGGACTTTCATTTCCAGAGGATCGAAAGGGGCGAGCACAGGGGCTAATATCGCCACCAGAATGACCAGGGACACGAGAATGATGCCAATCAGCGCCAATCGATTATTGACGATGCGTCGCAGGATGATTCTTTTACGGTTTGGCGGTGTCGTTTGGTGAGATCTGGGTAAAGGGGTCATCCGCTTCTGCTCGTGCTCGATGTCTAGATTTACACTCATGCTCATCCCCCTATCGCTTGTCATACTTTACACGCGGATCGATAATCGCATAGAGCATATCGACCGCAAGATTTATGAGCACATAACAGGCCGCTACAATGAGAATCGTTCCCTGAATCACCTCATAGTCCCGGCGCATCACCGAGTTGACGATCAGCTTGCCGATGCCAGGGATATTAAAGACCGTTTCCGTAACGACGGCACCGCCGATCAGTGTGGCAAACGACAGGCCGATGACTGTCAAAATCGGGATAAAGGCATTTCGCAAGGCGTGTTTCATAATGACAACCCGCTGCTTGAGACCTTTTGCCTCAGCCGTTCGGATGTAGTTCTCGTTCAGTACTTCAAGCATCGACGAACGGGTCATTCGCGCGATCAAAGCGGCTTGCATGACTCCCAGGGATATTGCCGGCATGATCATGTACTTGAGGTGCGTGAACAAGCCTTTGGAAAGCGGCTGATATCCGGACGAAGGAAGCCAGTCGAGTTTAATCGCCAGCAGCATGATCAGATTCAAGCCAATCCAGAAGCTTGGCACTGAGATTCCGAGCAAGGCAATGACCATAAACGTTTGGTCCTTCCAAGATCCACGAGACTTGGCTGCCATAATCCCCAGCGGAAGCGCGATCAGGATGGTAATGATCTCGGCGAGCAACGTC containing:
- a CDS encoding ABC transporter permease; the protein is MSVNLDIEHEQKRMTPLPRSHQTTPPNRKRIILRRIVNNRLALIGIILVSLVILVAILAPVLAPFDPLEMKVQDRLKAPSAEHWFGTDDFGRDVLSRVIYGSQTSMLIGATVVVITSILGLVLGLYSAYYRHLDNLLMRISDGLMAFPAILLAIAIMAAMGPRIESVITALSIVYTPTVARTVRSAALVLRELTYIEAIRSLGGKPWRIIWLHIAPNCLSPLIVQATFIFAYAVIIEASLSFLGAGTPPPAPSWGNIINDGKTLLREAWWMSMFPGIAIMITVLGLNLLGDGLRDLLDPHTSKSKK
- a CDS encoding ABC transporter permease; amino-acid sequence: MFRNYFAKRIFTLLPVLLVVAVVDFLIIHLTPGDPASVMLGPQATLEELSQLREHLGLNLPIYLQFWNWLLGVLHGDLGTSIFMNMPVTEAIWEHVGPTVSLTLLAEIITILIALPLGIMAAKSRGSWKDQTFMVIALLGISVPSFWIGLNLIMLLAIKLDWLPSSGYQPLSKGLFTHLKYMIMPAISLGVMQAALIARMTRSSMLEVLNENYIRTAEAKGLKQRVVIMKHALRNAFIPILTVIGLSFATLIGGAVVTETVFNIPGIGKLIVNSVMRRDYEVIQGTILIVAACYVLINLAVDMLYAIIDPRVKYDKR